tttttttttttataagcgtttatagttcaagtttttacgaaatctgtcgaaaacgcgaaaatttgcaagtaatgttgaagttgaaaaatcataaaattattttcttttataactaagttttgaaaaattggtacaaggttctccatacatttttcttcaaatatctgtaaaaaaaactctaccggattcagtcaaaaaatttttatgagtgtttgaaatttaaatttttacaaaaccgcgttaaataacggtttagtcTCAAACGATtcttgatatttgttattattcaaaaagtataaatcgtagatacttgaaaattttaccagttatttaaattcgcattttctttacatgattaaattttcaaaatattttgaagtgtcgataaaatttttttggccctatcaaaatacttgaaaattttatacaaagttcctcatatgttattcttatagtgattaaaaaatcataagaatacataggcacaatttttttttattagcatttgaagttcaaattttgacgaaaattcgttaaaattatgaatatttgcaaattattttgtaggtataattcataaaaatgtttgtataggtagctaagagttgaaaattaaatacaagatttttcataagttcagcttacaataattataaaataacttaaattttggtgtattcaggccattaaaacataaaccacctttttcaccaaccactggaaattatatcctaggctgacaaatcatcttcgttcagaatcgtttttcgtatacaatgatacctatcattgcattcaaatttaacctaccctagtccgaggtcaaccCCATCCCCTAATGTACggcagaacggtacccacttgcccacttttttagattgtatttgaaataattcatatccttgaaaaacgtattaaaaGATGGACCAAATAAGTAATCAGACAAaggtacctaactataattgtattagttttttattgttattaatagcTGGAACCCATGTGaataatttgcataaaaaaaaagtttaaaaggtaataataattccatAAGTTCAggtctatatttattataaggtattagatattatacaacacatacattttaataaaaaaaataaaataatgttatgatacatttaaatttaaataaatttaaataataataataaaatcatgaacattaaaaaataacagttctttagttgacattttttttgtatttaataatttaaaaatataaataaaatttattgttgtgaattgtatttgtatattatagttcttaCAAATATGAAGGGATATAATATGCACCTGAACATATGGTTTTACATGATATGCGCAGAGgcggatatttttttttacgtcccTAGGCACGAGACTTTTTCGGCTCCTATAATAGATAAACAAGTAATAATACTcgttccaaaatatttttaacattaaatatggtAGACAATagtatctaaattaattttaatttttaaacatttattatcatcTTTAGTCATATTTAGCCtacttcaaataaaatttaaaacaattatctgGAACATTaagtcaattattataacattttttcaataataggcaaacaaaacaataaatattttatataacaatattcttaatttacctaactattttattgtaggtTTAAAGGttagtaagtataattaataatttctttaccCTACTAAGTACAATAAACTGATGTATGTAGtggactgtataatatattgtggaACCAGTtgcaatagtttataataaatataaagaatataaaaataaataaataaataacattcaataaataacaatttataataattctataataatatgttggccCTAAATGGCACAaccaacaatttaataacgaccaaatggtataattaatacaaataataatttagaatagttatataacaatattatgttggcCCTAAAcggcaaaattaataatttaataataaccaaatgGTATAattagtacaaataataatttaaaatagttatataacaatatattggcCCTAAACGGcacaattaacaatttaataataaccaaatgatataattaacacAAGCCCGTCGGCATATCATACTCACAACATGAAGATTGAAGACTGCAATAAGTAGCTGATTTCATCTACGCGACAACACCGGGGAttgtaattacaaatattaatactttacaaTTAAAAGGTACAGCCCGCGTGTGTGCGACTACCTTGCAGCCGTCACCAATTACCATCTACCAACAAGCACTGACTAAAACAACGGAAAAAAGTTTACCAACCACGTGTGCGACGACTACTGTTTGTGTCGTTGCTGACAACTTGACTACCTGCTGaggaaatataattaaaacaatagacACTAAATTGCCTCCGAACGATAATTACCAACAAAGAAATGCAAGATATCGATAATTTGCTGTCAAACCAACTAGGGGATCAGCGTTCGAGACCGACCTTggtcaaaactttttttcgcactttttttttacttttttttctacgcCTACAGGTTGCGGTCGCCGggatgtaaaatgtaaaatgcataaaattttACTGCGCGTGTTTCGGCACCGTCGCTCCGCTCCgcacaaatcgaaaatatccctCGACTTGCTATGTAACGCCACCTCAAATAGACATTggattaaaatacattgtagggtactacttttataattcaaaacattaaaaacagtaaaattaattgcGAAAAATCTccaaattaagttattaatgaGGTATTTAACATACATACGATACACAGTAAgctttattttgtgtaattgtacctattgagtattttataacgacttataataattattattatttataattattcggtTCATAAACAGGTACATTAATAGTGgtaaaacataaacaattgATTTGATATCAAGAAaccgataaataaataaaataaaaataaatattttattatacatttaaaaggtCTACTctaattaccatattataatatacacatcgATAAGATAAAATGACAAATTTAAGCTttcaatattacttaaataatattatccattgtGTTTTTGTATTCGTACGCGtcaatattacctaataaagtatttaaaatggaaaaacatataaatttgttCGATTTGATAGAGTGGTCAAAATTAGACGATGGGTTAGGTTTGATCTCCAAATTACAAAGTTTTGGAACATTGCCAATCGAAATGAAATGTATCCGAGGGCATGACATGAAACTGACGAAAGATCTATCGAAAAGCGATAAATACAAATGGATTTGTCGGGAAAAAATAGGAAGTAAAAAAGCGAAAAAAACTTGCaactataggtaaatataaaaataataactaaaaacttaGAACTAAAATACACAacttcaattaaaaacaaaaataaaacttaatttattaacatttatattttatagcatgTCACTcagacaaaatacatttttctacaaGTCCCACCTCAGCATTTTAGAAATATGTAGTTTCGTTAATTTGTGGATAATGAATGCCTCATTCCCTTTAATGAAACAACAATTACGGCTTGCCCACCAAACCCTTACCGATTGGTCATCATTTTGCCGTGAAGTCACATACGAATACGATGCTATGGTGGTACGTAAAGTGAAGCTAGGCGGGTATGGGCACACGGTAGAAATCGATGAATCTAAATTTGGACGACGGAAACACCACCAGGGCCACAGGGTTGAAGGGCAATGGGTTTTTGGGGGTTATGAACGGGAGACCGGTAATTGTTTTATGGTCCCCGTTGAAAACCGTAACGCCATAACCCTACTAGCCATTATAAAAGAATGGATAAAGCCTGGGACGACTATAATATCAGATTGTTGGAaggtagtatattttatacctaacattttaaatataaatctaataataaaatattaaataattaatatttaggctTACAATACCCTAAATAACGAAGGCTATGTGCATATGACCGTTAACCATAGTCTCTATTTCAAAGACCCGGAGACAGGCGTCCATTCCAACACGATTGAGAGTTCATGGAGGCATTCAAAAGCCTCCATGTCAAACTACTGtcggaaaaaaacattttatgcagGATACTTGGCCAAGTATATGTTTACGAAACACTGTCGGTCGCATAAATTGGACCCGACAGCTGAATTTCTCAAACAAGCCGGttcagtttataataaaaataacaccgAACACGATGGTCACAGTGGCAATGAAGATAATAGCGACGACAGCGACGACAGCGATGACGAGGATATATACGGTGAATATGATGAGCAGGATGACGAGAATGAAGATTCTAGTTTTGTTTGGAAAGCATCTCTAGACTTTCGGTCTTCTTTCATTTCTTCCAATAACGTTTCctggaaattttttttctttttcatctTAGGCATAACTTCTTCTAGTTCATCATCTGAATTATTGTCATCAATAATTGTTATCGAATTTGATGGTTGAAGGGTTTCAGAAGTGATAGATCCAGAAGAAGTTTCAACTTTTGAATGCTTACTGTTAGTAAAAGAACTTTCAATGAGAGTGCTTTTCTTGGGTTTAACAGAGTCTTTTttgccaaaatattttttcatcaagCTATAGTATTCCCAATTAATACAACCTTCTCCGGATTTATTAGCTCTGCGAACGTTATCCCTAAATGTTGACATCAGgtttctaaatttaatgttgCAATTTGTTCCAGAAACAACAATACCACTTTCACTTAATTTCGCAGATATTTTATCccaaattttattgtttttttttgttgccaTTAAAATCTTGTTCTGCATCTCCTCTGTTTTCAATTAGTAAGTTAGTGGCTCTTACAGTCCAAACTTTAGTTTCTTGTACCTGTATCTTTAGAAAACTGAATCGATTCTTGTGATATATCATAATTCGATgatg
This region of Aphis gossypii isolate Hap1 unplaced genomic scaffold, ASM2018417v2 Contig00485, whole genome shotgun sequence genomic DNA includes:
- the LOC126554402 gene encoding uncharacterized protein LOC126554402 → MSLRQNTFFYKSHLSILEICSFVNLWIMNASFPLMKQQLRLAHQTLTDWSSFCREVTYEYDAMVVRKVKLGGYGHTVEIDESKFGRRKHHQGHRVEGQWVFGGYERETGNCFMVPVENRNAITLLAIIKEWIKPGTTIISDCWKAYNTLNNEGYVHMTVNHSLYFKDPETGVHSNTIESSWRHSKASMSNYCRKKTFYAGYLAKYMFTKHCRSHKLDPTAEFLKQAGSVYNKNNTEHDGHSGNEDNSDDR